CAATCGTCGCAGTCAAAGGAACTGGCAATGATATGGAGCTACAGATCGCATTCCCGGCACCCGTGGGTGTTAAGCGTCTGCTGGCCGGTTTTGCACCGATTACGAAAGTGGAATAGAGATAACATACTTGCTGACTTAAGCATAAATACGAAGGAGGATTGCCCCTGTATGGATTTCAAGGAAAAGATGGAGAAGCTCATCACGGAGCTGAACAATTACAACTACCATTACTACACGCTGGATCAGCCGCTTGTGAGCGACAAGGAATACGATACCCTTTACGATCAGTTGGTAGCGCTGGAGAAGGAAACCGGAACCGCGCTTTCGGATTCGCCGACACAGCGGGTGGGCGGAGATATTTTAAAGGGTTTTACGCCACACCGCCATTTGGCTCCGCTATGGAGTCTCGACAAGGCTCAAAACATCGAGCAGCTCCGTACCTGGCATGATCGTGTGGTCAGGCTGGTTAATGACTACAATACAAAAAATCCAGACAATCCTCTGCCGGTCCCTGTGTATGCACTGGAACTGAAGTTTGACGGACTGACGCTTAATCTGACTTATAGGGACGGTAAACTGGTTCAGGCATCCACCCGGGGCAACGGTGCGGTTGGTGAGGGCATACTGGCTCAGGTCAAGACGATTAAATCCTTGCCGCTGACGATTCCTTATACGGAAGGTACGATCGAAGTGCAGGGTGAAGGCATTATGAACCTGAGCGTTTTGGAAGATTACAATAAGAAGGCGGCTGAACCGCTTAAGAACGCTCGTAACGCTGCAGCAGGCGCACTGCGGAACCTGAATCCGAAGGTAACGGCAGAGCGGAGACTCAATGCGTATTTTTACAATGTAGGTTATTCGGATGACATCACGTTCAACGATCACAAAGAAATGATGGATTTCCTACGCGACAACCGGTTCAAGGTAAATCCGTACATTTTCTATTTCGAGAACTTTGACGACGTCATGGAGCAGCTGGCTGACATTGAAGCACGCCGTTCAGAGCTGGATTACCTAATAGACGGAGCGGTTCTGAAAGTAACGGACATCCGTACCCGGGAAGCGCTTGGCTATACGGATAAATTTCCTCGCTGGGCTGTTGCTTATAAATTTGAGGCTGAGGAAACGACAACCATTCTGGAATCTGTCACCTGGAACGTAGGACGGACTGGAAAAATCACTCCGCTAGCCCGTGTGGAGGCAGTGGAGCTGGCAGGTGTGACGGTGCAGAACTGCACGCTGAACAATGTCGGTGATATTGAACGCAAAAACCTCAAATTCGCACTCGGAACGCGAGTGTTCATTCGCCGCTCCAATGACGTTATTCCCGAAATTCTCGGCAAGGTAACGGAGGAGAATGACGGTGAGGAAATCCTCTATCCGGAGCAGTGCCCGGCATGCGGTTTCCCGCTGGAACAACGGGGTGCGCATTTATTCTGCAACAACAAGCTGGGCTGCAAGCCGCAGATTATCGCTCGGATCACCCATTTTGCTTCTCGTGACGCCATGGACATTGAAACCTTCAGCGACAAAACAGCGAATCAACTGTACGAGGAGCTGAATGTGCGCGAGCCGGCTGATCTGTACACTCTCTCGTTTGACAGCCTGGTGAAGCTTGAGCGGTTTGGGGAGAAGAAAGCGCAGAACCTGCTGGATGCCATTGAGAAGAGCAAGGAGCGGGATCTCGCATCTTTCCTCTATGCACTTGGTATTCCGAACACCGGTAAATCCACGACCAAAATGCTGGCGGATCACTATCGCGATCTCCATCTGGTGATGGCGGCTACAGCAGAAGAACTGGTAGACCTACCGGATGTCGGCGGTATTGTGGCAGAAAGTATCGCCGGATATTTTGCCGATCCGTTTGCACAAGCAAGTATTGAGAAGATGTTATCCCTGGGTATTCAGGCTAAAGCGCCGGAAGCGCCGCGCCCTGTGAGCACAGATTCCTTTTTCAGCGGTAAAACAGTTGTCCTAACCGGCACGCTCCACCTACTTACCCGTGAGGAAGCGACAGAACGGCTGGAGAGCCTTGGTGCAAAGGTTACCGGTAGCGTGTCGAAGAAGACTGATCTTTTGATCGCCGGGGAAAAAGCAGGCAGCAAGCTGACCAAAGCCCAGCAGCTCGGCATTCAGGTCATTGAGGATGAAAATGAGTTCGTACGTTTGTTAAATGAATAGATAATTGAAAAAGACACCTTCAAGCGCTTATTTGCGCAAGTGAAGGTGTCTCTTTTTTGATATGAGCCTTTTACTAGCTCAGCTCACTTAACTAGCATAATCTGTTACTGGTAAGCTGTTAACCTCTGATTGCAATTCCCTTTCCCTCAGGGAATTAGCCAAGTTACTCAGTAGACCAACGGTCAAGCTGAGCATCTCCCGGAAGGAGCAGGGCAAGCAGACCGAGCAGTGGCAGGAATCCTACAGCGATCATCACGTTTCCGATCCCCCATACATCCCCGAGACTCCCGAGTGCAAGCGAACCTACACCGCCCATACCAAACGCAAAGCCAGTAATTAGGCCGGAGACGGTACCGATGTTTCCTGGATGCAGCATTTGGGCGTACACAACAGTGACGGAAAAGCTTGAAAGCAGGATGAATCCGCCAATCACGAGCAGCACGGCAGCCCAAAAAGGCGAGGCGAACGGTAGAACAATCGCGATGGGTGCTGTCCCGATCATGGATAACATGATCAGATTTCGGCGGCCAAAGCGGTCGGCTAGCGGACCACCGAGGAATGTTCCTACGGCCCCTGAAGCCAGAAATAAGAAAATATAAATTTGTGCGTTATCTATTGATATTTTATATGCATCCATCAAATAGAAAGCATAGTAGCTGCTGATTGCAGCCCCGTACCACGAACGGACAAATACGAGGGTGACCAGTATGAAGGTCGCGTTCCGGATGCTTTTGCGCCGGGCTGGATCCATGAGACGGGCACCAGCTCTTTTTTTGAACGTATATCCCGAGTCCAGCATGCTCTTGTACCAACGGGCCACATATGTCTGGACAACAATGCCTGCAGTAGCCACAACCGTGAATCCGAGTGCGCCGATTTGACCGAAAGGAACGAACACATATCGGGTGATCAGGGGAGCCAAAGATTGCCCGGCATTACCTCCCACCTGAAAAATTGATTGGGACAGCCCCTTGCGCATACCCGCAGCCATGTGGGCAACACGCATCCCTTCTGGATGGAATGTTGCAGAGCCGAGACCAATCAAGACTACCGAGAAGAGCACGAGTAAGTATGAGTCTGAATAAGCCAGAATAAATACTCCGGCAAAAGTGAAGCACATGCCAATGGGCAGGAGAATCGGTGTTGGTCGCCTGTCTGCAGCATAGCCAATAACCGGCTGTATGATGGATGAAGTGAAGTTGATGGCGAACGAGATCCACCCGACCTGAGTGAATGTCAGCAGCAGGTTGTCTTTTAATATAGGAAAAATAGCTGGAATCACCGATTGGATCGAATCATTGAACAGATGCACAAAGCTGATTGCAAGTAGTATCTTGTATACCGTAGCCTGCTGTGTGTTGTTTTGGACGGGCTTGGACGGAGAGGCGGTATTGTTCAGAATCAGCGGTTTATCTGACATCAGGTCATCTCCTTTCTATATAATAGTTGATGAAGCAATGAACTTACCTTAAAACCTTTCGAACTGGAAATCAATTCATTTTTATGGTTAAGATGAGGATGAATTTGTCTTGGGAAATTTATTTTTCAAAAATGCTTGATAAATAACTTTCAGCGTGGTATATTATTTCTTGTCGCTTTTGACGGAAGTTAATCATCAAGATTTACACCACGTCGAAAGT
Above is a window of Paenibacillus uliginis N3/975 DNA encoding:
- a CDS encoding MFS transporter, translated to MSDKPLILNNTASPSKPVQNNTQQATVYKILLAISFVHLFNDSIQSVIPAIFPILKDNLLLTFTQVGWISFAINFTSSIIQPVIGYAADRRPTPILLPIGMCFTFAGVFILAYSDSYLLVLFSVVLIGLGSATFHPEGMRVAHMAAGMRKGLSQSIFQVGGNAGQSLAPLITRYVFVPFGQIGALGFTVVATAGIVVQTYVARWYKSMLDSGYTFKKRAGARLMDPARRKSIRNATFILVTLVFVRSWYGAAISSYYAFYLMDAYKISIDNAQIYIFLFLASGAVGTFLGGPLADRFGRRNLIMLSMIGTAPIAIVLPFASPFWAAVLLVIGGFILLSSFSVTVVYAQMLHPGNIGTVSGLITGFAFGMGGVGSLALGSLGDVWGIGNVMIAVGFLPLLGLLALLLPGDAQLDRWSTE
- the ligA gene encoding NAD-dependent DNA ligase LigA encodes the protein MDFKEKMEKLITELNNYNYHYYTLDQPLVSDKEYDTLYDQLVALEKETGTALSDSPTQRVGGDILKGFTPHRHLAPLWSLDKAQNIEQLRTWHDRVVRLVNDYNTKNPDNPLPVPVYALELKFDGLTLNLTYRDGKLVQASTRGNGAVGEGILAQVKTIKSLPLTIPYTEGTIEVQGEGIMNLSVLEDYNKKAAEPLKNARNAAAGALRNLNPKVTAERRLNAYFYNVGYSDDITFNDHKEMMDFLRDNRFKVNPYIFYFENFDDVMEQLADIEARRSELDYLIDGAVLKVTDIRTREALGYTDKFPRWAVAYKFEAEETTTILESVTWNVGRTGKITPLARVEAVELAGVTVQNCTLNNVGDIERKNLKFALGTRVFIRRSNDVIPEILGKVTEENDGEEILYPEQCPACGFPLEQRGAHLFCNNKLGCKPQIIARITHFASRDAMDIETFSDKTANQLYEELNVREPADLYTLSFDSLVKLERFGEKKAQNLLDAIEKSKERDLASFLYALGIPNTGKSTTKMLADHYRDLHLVMAATAEELVDLPDVGGIVAESIAGYFADPFAQASIEKMLSLGIQAKAPEAPRPVSTDSFFSGKTVVLTGTLHLLTREEATERLESLGAKVTGSVSKKTDLLIAGEKAGSKLTKAQQLGIQVIEDENEFVRLLNE